A window of the Dunckerocampus dactyliophorus isolate RoL2022-P2 chromosome 19, RoL_Ddac_1.1, whole genome shotgun sequence genome harbors these coding sequences:
- the LOC129172044 gene encoding adhesion G protein-coupled receptor F4-like: protein MDIEFDPLFNDVTNPVYVTFSNVINTQAEIHIPEFLSAEITSFSPGSTIGNFDITSSSTIQDPDVEALLAAILNSLRNSFPVVFESPVALDFQPPVVFNGQTLVVTSGPPPGELQFLVTSVEWRRDNVLIVEDEQHIISQDEGVATLTIMNYFFTNNGLYECELLGPNFTFRQRSNGEFTLLETPIIWVRPLLTSTMCEVGQQVSLECSVQSPFQVEFPAIPNAGIGSTIQNQLTITDCSITELMVICQVNNFNEFRQEIRVMLFTDVVFTCVDDPDFGSGFLNDTGRASCRAGDVGEVTAICRESGDWEDRQDNCINGRIVPLLIQSMFLTEADLPEFLDALSQNTLDLSLEVAGSPNNIVAIVSILDNVGIFVTESSIDISQESMEDVLLTVGVLTINEARPSWDFLNIRAVTEILGPRIVRPRNESVSSLLLFSLELITSRLINASFSIETPLILLNKTTFTNSFIGDFNSTVEIDIPDTDATTNLTVITFESMDNVLPPRDENNSTDRAINGRVVLLQSSTIVDNITFVFDIINETLTTPQCVFWNFSLFEGLGGWDDEGCELVVRENETVTCRCDHLTSFSMLMSPFVPRNRVLDFITFIGVAISMASLVICLIIEAAIWKKIKRSSTSYLRHVSIVNIAVSLLIANIWFIIGSSISEGEMRNPRACTAVTFFIHLFYLALFFWMFASALLLFYRTVSVFEGLSKRAMMAIGFSLGYGAPLLIAIITIAVTAPENTYIQETVVCWLNWNQSRALLAFVVPALLIVFINLVILIVVIVKILQSRGMTHTAQQDDKYDLVVIVRSLAALTPFFGITWSLGVGTLVNPRNLGIHIAFAFFNSLQGFFILVFGTLLDKKVRSEISLKSLSSGTRTTSANSSSGWQFFRNLRKRGGNNVSSNDSGFVSSNRTQSASGSGPVSHNDSGLGSDVGV from the exons ATGGACATTGAGTTTGATCCACTGTTCAACGACGTAACCAATCCTGTTTACGTGACGTTTTCCAATGTC ATAAATACACAAGCTGAAATTCACATTCCAGAATTTTTGTCAGCAGAGATAACTAGCTTCAG CCCTGGTAGTACCATAGGTAACTTTGACATTACTTCAAGTAGCACAATTCAAGACCCGGATGTTGAGGCGCTTCTGGCAGCAATATTAAATTCCCTTCGGAACTCGTTTCCTGTGGTGTTTGAAA GCCCTGTTGCCTTAGATTTTCAACCACCTGTAGTATTTAATGGGCAGACTCTGGTTGTGACGTCTGGGCCACCACCAGGCGAGCTACAGTTTCTTGTGACATCGGTAGAGTGGCGGCGTGATAATGTTCTAATCGTAGAAGACGAACAAcacatcatttcacaagatgAAGGAGTGGCAACACTTACTAttatgaattactttttcactAACAATG GACTCTATGAATGTGAGCTGCTTGGCCCAAATTTTACTTTCCGGCAGCGTTCTAATGGAGAATTCACGCTTCTTGAAACACCCATAATATGGGTACGTCCGCTCTTAACGAGTACCATGTGTGAGGTCGGGCAGCAAGTGTCACTGGAGTGCTCAGTCCAGAGCCCCTTCCAGGTGGAGTTTCCAGCTATACCAAATGCAG gCATAGGTTCTACAATCCAAAATCAGCTGACAATCACAGACTGCAGTATTACAGAACTGATGGTGATTTGTCAAGTGAATAACTTCAATGAATTTAGACAAGAGATAAGAGTGATGTTGTTCACAGATG TTGTATTCACGTGTGTTGATGATCCTGATTTTGGAAGCGGATTTTTAAATGACACGGGCAGAGCTTCTTGTAGAGCTGGTGATGTGGGAGAGGTGACAGCCATTTGCAGGGAAAGTGGGGATTGGGAAGATCGACAAGACAACTGCATCAACGGGAGGATTGTGCCCCTACTCATTCAATCAATG TTTTTGACTGAGGCGGATTTGCCTGAATTCCTGGACGCACTCAGCCAAAACACTCTGGATCTAAGTCTGGAAGTGGCTGGCTCTCCTAACAACATTGTGGCCATTGTTTCAATTCTCGACAATGTAGGAATCTTTGTAACAGAATCTTCCATTGACATAAGTCAGGAATCTATGGAG gATGTCCTATTAACTGTAGGTGTACTCACCATAAATGAGGCAAGGCCATCGTGGGACTTTCTGAACATTCGAGCGGTCACGGAGATCCTGGGACCAAGAATTGTCAGACCCAGAAATGAAAGTGTCAGCTCCTTATTATTGTTTTCCCTGGAGTTGATAACAAGCAGGCTCATAAATGCCTCTTTTTCCATTGAAACCCCTTTGATTCTCTTGAACAAAACAACATTCACCAACAGTTTCATTGGGGATTTTAATTCTACAGTGGAGATAGACATACCAGACACTGATGCGACCACAAACCTAACAGTGATAACCTTTGAATCCATGGATAATGTACTTCCTCCAAGAGATGAGAACAACTCTACAGACAGGGCCATTAACGGAAGAGTGGTACTCCTGCAGTCTAGTACCATAGTTGACAATATCACATTTGTTTTTGACATTATCAATGAGACTCTAACGACGCCTCAGTGTGTGTTCTGGAACTTTAGTCTCTTTgaaggtcttggaggatgggaCGATGAAGGATGCGAATTGGTTGTAAGAGAAAACGAAACTGTCACATGTCGATGCGACCACCTGACCTCATTCTCAATGCTCATGTCACCCTTTGTTCCAAGAAACCGTGTGTTGGATTTCATAACCTTCATTGGCGTTGCTATTTCCATGGCATCCTTAGTCATATGCCTCATTATCGAAGCGGCcatatggaaaaaaatcaaaagaagCTCCACTTCGTACCTGCGCCACGTTTCTATTGTTAACATTGCAGTGTCGCTCCTGATTGCAAACATCTGGTTCATAATTGGCTCTTCTATCTCCGAGGGAGAGATGAGGAATCCAAGGGCCTGCACTGCTGTTACCTTTTTCATCCATTTGTTCTACCTAGCCCTTTTTTTCTGGATGTTTGCTTCAGCCCTGTTGTTGTTTTACCGCACAGTCAGCGTCTTTGAGGGACTTTCGAAAAGAGCTATGATGGCCATTGGATTCTCTCTTGGCTATGGGGCCCCACTGCTGATCGCGATCATTACTATAGCTGTAACTGCACCAGAAAATACTTACATCCAGgaaactgtggtttgctggcTCAACTGGAACCAGTCCAGAGCTCTGCTGGCGTTTGTGGTTCCGGCACTGCTTATAGTGTTCATAAACCTTGTGATCCTAATTGTGGTGATTGTAAAAATACTGCAGAGTCGGGGGatgacacacacagcacaacAGGATGACAAGTACGATCTGGTGGTAATTGTTCGGAGTTTGGCCGCCCTCACACCCTTTTTTGGAATAACTTGGAGTCTTGGAGTTGGAACCCTTGTTAACCCACGTAATCTTGGAATCCACATTGCCTTTGCATTCTTCAATTCTCTGCAG GGCTTCTTCATATTAGTGTTTGGAACGCTGCTAGACAAAAAG